One Candidatus Krumholzibacteriia bacterium genomic region harbors:
- a CDS encoding DUF1611 domain-containing protein has product MLDPSTLTSTPRRDRVQGTLEVARLRRAAWAFTTRRVPRGALCSIVRHARAPQAGDLLLACVDAVGYHSGLQLPDGRRKHLFVGDEIVVAYGNRYAPSQFEAVVPKTMGPCQLVASGGVAAKALSWHARVTKEATQITPIGYLADAAGEPANLRNYALRAVDRLAGPCPTTVAVVGTAMDSGKTQTAAFLVKGLTLAGLKVGYAKVTGTGAGGDTWLLKDAGAHPVLDFTDAGLVSTYLVPLRELESVFVTLIAQMIKARVDAIVLEVADGVLQQETAALLASPVFGAVVGGVLFAACDAMGAVAGESWLRAKNLKVVGLSGVLTASPLQIDESSKATGLPTFSRQELAKAKTAMRILTAAEEAVAEGADACAGSLEARA; this is encoded by the coding sequence ATGCTCGATCCTAGCACCCTCACATCCACGCCCAGGCGCGATCGGGTTCAGGGAACCCTCGAAGTAGCGCGTCTCCGGCGTGCAGCATGGGCATTCACCACGCGTCGCGTCCCGCGCGGCGCGCTCTGCAGTATCGTCCGTCACGCTCGCGCGCCGCAAGCCGGCGACCTCCTCCTCGCCTGTGTCGACGCTGTCGGCTACCACTCGGGCTTGCAGCTGCCGGACGGACGCAGGAAGCATCTCTTCGTCGGCGACGAGATCGTCGTGGCCTACGGCAACCGCTATGCGCCCAGCCAGTTCGAAGCGGTGGTCCCGAAGACCATGGGCCCGTGTCAGCTCGTCGCCAGTGGCGGCGTCGCTGCCAAAGCGCTCTCGTGGCATGCACGGGTGACCAAAGAAGCCACTCAGATCACTCCGATCGGTTACCTAGCCGACGCGGCCGGCGAGCCAGCGAACCTACGCAACTACGCACTCCGCGCCGTGGACCGGCTCGCCGGCCCCTGTCCTACGACCGTGGCCGTGGTCGGCACTGCCATGGACTCGGGCAAGACACAGACTGCAGCCTTTCTGGTCAAAGGACTGACGCTCGCCGGACTCAAGGTCGGTTACGCCAAGGTCACCGGTACCGGCGCCGGTGGTGACACCTGGCTCTTGAAGGACGCCGGCGCCCATCCCGTTCTCGACTTCACCGATGCCGGTTTGGTGTCGACCTATCTCGTGCCGCTCCGGGAACTCGAGAGCGTTTTCGTCACGCTCATCGCCCAGATGATCAAGGCGCGGGTGGACGCCATCGTACTCGAAGTGGCCGACGGCGTGCTGCAGCAGGAAACAGCCGCACTGCTCGCCTCCCCCGTGTTCGGTGCAGTCGTGGGCGGGGTTCTCTTCGCCGCCTGCGACGCGATGGGCGCGGTTGCCGGTGAGAGCTGGCTCCGCGCCAAGAACCTCAAGGTCGTCGGTCTGAGCGGCGTCTTGACCGCGTCGCCGTTGCAGATCGATGAGTCTTCCAAGGCAACCGGTCTGCCGACCTTCTCCCGTCAGGAGCTGGCGAAGGCGAAGACCGCGATGCGAATCCTCACGGCCGCCGAGGAAGCGGTTGCAGAAGGAGCCGATGCTTGCGCGGGCTCTCTTGAAGCCCGCGCTTAG
- a CDS encoding PHB depolymerase family esterase, with the protein MKAATMRRQRLLPLLLLCVAMTALVLPRAARSWMAPALPASSSSTRSSTASASTSLEPSAPLQTKRVLRRALRDDSRQEYFLYIPSSGGQGAPLFVTVHGISRNAEEHATLFSAYAERYGVVLVAPCFTEKQHDDYQRLGRTGRGQRADFVLDSILAEVTELTGAAAAKIYLFGFSGGAQFAHRYTMAHPERIARAAIGAAGWYTFPDDQRPYPYGIGPSPELPSLHFDPAEFLRVPIAVFVGAEDSTNESFRRSDELDRQQGVTRFERARHWVAAMRAAAAAHHLEPLVTYEEVAGIHHSFRQFMEEGQLGDRVFGVFFGRPEAAKPRTGTGAAASDDRSGWRLLLPAAVMVCASPGGEH; encoded by the coding sequence ATGAAAGCTGCGACGATGCGTCGCCAACGCCTGTTGCCGCTCCTTCTCTTGTGCGTCGCCATGACCGCGCTCGTCCTCCCGCGGGCGGCGCGCTCATGGATGGCACCAGCCCTGCCCGCGAGCTCTTCCTCGACTCGAAGCTCGACGGCCTCCGCCTCGACGAGCCTCGAGCCGAGCGCGCCGCTGCAGACGAAGCGAGTGTTGCGCCGCGCTCTGCGAGACGATTCCCGGCAGGAGTACTTCCTCTACATCCCGAGCTCCGGCGGCCAAGGGGCGCCGCTCTTCGTCACGGTCCACGGGATCTCGCGCAACGCCGAGGAGCATGCAACGTTGTTCTCCGCCTACGCCGAACGGTACGGCGTCGTCCTGGTCGCCCCCTGCTTCACCGAAAAGCAGCATGACGATTACCAGCGTCTGGGTCGGACCGGACGGGGCCAGCGAGCTGACTTCGTTCTGGATTCGATCCTCGCCGAGGTCACCGAGCTGACCGGGGCTGCGGCGGCGAAGATCTACCTCTTCGGCTTCTCCGGTGGGGCCCAGTTCGCCCATCGCTACACCATGGCGCATCCGGAGCGCATTGCGCGCGCTGCTATTGGTGCGGCAGGTTGGTACACGTTTCCGGACGACCAGAGGCCGTATCCCTATGGGATCGGTCCGAGCCCGGAGCTGCCGAGCCTGCACTTCGACCCGGCGGAGTTCCTCCGCGTTCCCATCGCCGTCTTCGTCGGGGCGGAGGACAGCACCAATGAAAGTTTCCGGCGCAGCGATGAACTCGACCGCCAGCAAGGAGTGACGCGCTTCGAGAGAGCGCGCCATTGGGTGGCGGCGATGCGGGCGGCGGCGGCCGCTCACCACCTCGAGCCCCTCGTCACCTACGAGGAGGTCGCCGGAATCCATCACTCCTTCCGGCAGTTCATGGAGGAGGGGCAGCTCGGCGACCGAGTGTTCGGCGTGTTCTTCGGACGGCCTGAGGCCGCGAAGCCGAGGACCGGTACCGGGGCCGCGGCAAGCGACGACCGCAGCGGTTGGCGACTGCTGCTGCCGGCGGCAGTCATGGTTTGCGCGTCGCCCGGAGGTGAGCATTGA
- a CDS encoding efflux RND transporter periplasmic adaptor subunit, with amino-acid sequence MSSSARRSKIKLLEAAVPKLVPPSGRWRRTRRYVLPAVIGAVALSVLVPLVLWARYRITYVVSRNAIVKGTIANVGAQLDGVVTSVEVDAGQRVHAGQLMARFEDHHLQAAVQRAQSRLDKAVSELDVERLAIVQERRRLGSLVNEASARSAAAAAQVDAAESQADDAKTKYELRQSLAQGGVIPQEELRTAEAAMRTADALGHSARAENKATAAAQQLAEVESEGLAVREQHLVVMEAEVAALRAELSLAEADLKAAWIRAPQDGWVVRRIAEPGASVVVGQPILDLWIGKDVWVEAWIDEDDLAHVHPGNKAKVTLKSYPGRVFNGVVETIGVSTDYELPDTAVPQPRHTRMRTAPVVCARIRLAASEGLFPGLSAVAGIRKK; translated from the coding sequence TTGAGCAGCAGCGCCCGCCGATCGAAGATCAAGCTCCTGGAGGCAGCGGTGCCGAAGCTGGTGCCGCCCAGCGGCAGATGGCGGCGTACCCGGCGTTACGTCCTGCCCGCCGTGATCGGCGCCGTGGCGCTCTCGGTGCTCGTGCCTCTCGTTCTCTGGGCCCGCTACCGGATCACCTACGTGGTGTCGCGCAACGCCATCGTGAAGGGCACCATCGCCAATGTGGGAGCGCAGCTCGACGGCGTGGTGACCAGCGTCGAGGTCGATGCGGGGCAGCGCGTGCACGCCGGGCAGCTCATGGCGCGCTTCGAGGACCACCACCTGCAAGCCGCAGTGCAACGCGCCCAGTCCCGGCTCGACAAGGCCGTCAGTGAGCTGGACGTCGAGCGTCTCGCGATCGTCCAGGAGCGCCGGCGCCTGGGGAGTCTTGTGAACGAAGCCTCGGCCCGATCGGCGGCGGCCGCCGCCCAGGTGGACGCGGCGGAGAGCCAGGCCGACGATGCCAAAACCAAGTACGAGTTGCGCCAGTCCCTGGCGCAGGGTGGGGTGATCCCTCAGGAGGAGCTGCGCACCGCCGAGGCCGCGATGCGCACCGCCGATGCGCTCGGGCACTCGGCCCGGGCCGAAAACAAGGCGACCGCGGCGGCGCAACAACTCGCCGAGGTCGAGTCCGAGGGGCTGGCGGTGCGCGAGCAACACCTGGTCGTGATGGAAGCCGAAGTGGCAGCGCTTCGCGCCGAGCTCTCCCTCGCCGAGGCCGACCTCAAGGCCGCCTGGATCCGCGCCCCGCAAGACGGTTGGGTGGTGCGCCGGATCGCGGAGCCTGGCGCCTCCGTGGTGGTCGGACAGCCGATCCTCGACCTCTGGATCGGCAAAGACGTCTGGGTCGAGGCCTGGATCGACGAAGACGACCTGGCGCATGTCCACCCCGGCAACAAGGCGAAGGTGACGCTCAAGTCCTATCCGGGCCGCGTCTTCAACGGCGTCGTGGAGACCATCGGTGTCTCCACGGACTACGAGCTGCCCGACACCGCGGTGCCGCAGCCGCGCCATACGCGCATGCGCACCGCCCCGGTGGTTTGCGCCCGCATCCGCCTTGCCGCATCGGAAGGGTTGTTTCCAGGGCTATCGGCGGTCGCCGGCATTCGCAAGAAGTAG
- a CDS encoding 7TM domain-containing protein — translation MSRSDSVTPSAPPTRDGAGPPRSRLLRLVELGHALQRHTPTRWWARVLRPKGNLTKTELRVLGLVALLPLFTIVIRVLALPGAIPGFGGFVPDAIRTVGNALNQTFSLTAVPADQRDHILYLLFLPTCALLVALARLTFGIRVLGFRSILIAVGFHQSGILPSLFLITVVVATIVLVRPWLRRIRLPYYARVSVILCIVAMTMVGGVLAGPWMRSDLLWGVAYFPVIVLGMLAEGIARTLDQDNMIIASWRALTTIVLAFLIAILCQIPALRGIMLQFPELALTQIVAIVMIAEFLDLRLFQDWDTKVAGIALPKLLSNAGAYRVAVVRNRLHTGVIGRLGRPSPQKDARRSVQSVVDALRASGHTVRVLEGDTSLLKELSQFMPPNPRTGEPGGIVLNLAHGIQGSGRPTHVPAMLEMSGVAYTGPTPLGLARSLDKAVTKVLLQQAGIPTAPFHLMMSPKDVTHRLRYPLLVRPRHEPSYRSRVVTDRQQLKDAVRFMVRRYGQEALVEEHIAGRQIHVALLGNDPVECLPLVEVEEGKGRRICPAKLDARRAARIRDRALAAFAACGCRDYARVDIRLGPSGEPSVLEVRSLGLLGESGSFARAGRAAGYNFQQLVGRLIDVARARYLSRVVVRPVVPEPKRDESVETHRAFT, via the coding sequence ATGAGTCGCTCCGATTCAGTGACCCCGAGCGCACCACCGACGCGTGACGGCGCCGGGCCGCCTCGTTCCCGCTTGCTCCGCCTCGTCGAGCTGGGGCATGCGCTGCAGCGCCACACCCCCACCCGCTGGTGGGCAAGAGTCCTGCGACCCAAAGGCAATCTGACGAAGACCGAGCTCCGGGTGCTCGGCCTCGTCGCGCTCTTGCCGCTGTTCACCATCGTGATCCGGGTCCTGGCGCTTCCTGGCGCCATCCCGGGGTTCGGCGGTTTCGTCCCCGACGCGATCCGGACGGTCGGCAACGCCCTGAACCAGACCTTTTCACTCACCGCGGTTCCCGCGGACCAGCGCGACCATATCCTGTATCTCCTCTTCCTCCCCACTTGCGCCCTGCTCGTCGCCCTGGCGCGTCTCACTTTCGGCATCCGGGTCCTGGGCTTCCGCTCGATCCTCATCGCCGTGGGCTTCCATCAGAGCGGCATCCTCCCGAGTCTCTTCCTGATCACGGTCGTGGTCGCCACCATCGTCTTGGTGCGGCCCTGGCTGCGGCGGATCCGGCTGCCCTACTACGCCCGCGTCTCGGTGATCCTGTGCATCGTGGCCATGACCATGGTGGGTGGTGTGCTGGCCGGTCCGTGGATGCGTTCGGACCTCCTCTGGGGCGTCGCCTACTTCCCCGTCATCGTGCTCGGGATGCTCGCCGAAGGGATCGCCCGGACTCTCGATCAAGACAACATGATCATTGCGTCGTGGCGCGCGCTCACCACCATCGTGCTCGCTTTCCTGATCGCCATACTCTGCCAGATACCCGCACTGCGTGGAATCATGCTCCAGTTTCCAGAGCTCGCGCTGACGCAGATCGTCGCCATCGTGATGATCGCGGAGTTCCTCGACCTCCGCCTCTTCCAGGACTGGGATACGAAGGTCGCCGGGATCGCTCTACCCAAGCTGCTCTCCAACGCCGGCGCCTACCGGGTCGCGGTGGTGCGGAATCGCCTGCACACCGGAGTCATCGGCCGCCTGGGTCGACCCAGCCCGCAGAAGGACGCGCGGCGCTCGGTGCAGAGCGTCGTCGATGCTCTCCGTGCGAGCGGACACACGGTGCGGGTCCTGGAAGGCGACACCTCCCTCCTGAAGGAGCTGAGCCAATTCATGCCGCCGAACCCGAGGACCGGCGAGCCCGGCGGGATCGTCTTGAATCTCGCCCATGGCATCCAGGGAAGCGGACGACCGACGCACGTGCCGGCGATGCTCGAGATGTCCGGGGTCGCGTACACCGGCCCCACGCCTCTCGGGCTCGCCCGCTCCCTGGACAAGGCGGTCACCAAGGTGCTGCTGCAACAGGCCGGCATCCCCACGGCGCCCTTCCACCTCATGATGAGCCCCAAGGACGTCACCCACCGCCTGCGGTATCCCTTGCTCGTCCGACCGCGCCACGAGCCGAGCTACCGTTCGCGAGTGGTCACCGACCGCCAGCAACTCAAGGATGCGGTGCGTTTCATGGTCCGGCGCTATGGACAGGAAGCCTTGGTGGAGGAACACATCGCCGGCCGACAGATCCACGTTGCACTGCTCGGCAACGACCCCGTCGAGTGCCTCCCGCTGGTGGAGGTCGAGGAGGGCAAGGGGCGGCGCATCTGCCCCGCGAAGCTCGACGCCCGTCGCGCCGCACGGATTCGCGACCGCGCCCTGGCCGCCTTCGCCGCCTGTGGTTGCCGTGATTATGCGAGGGTCGACATCCGTCTGGGACCCTCCGGAGAGCCCTCCGTGTTGGAAGTCCGCAGCCTCGGACTCTTGGGAGAGAGCGGTTCGTTCGCTAGGGCGGGCAGGGCGGCCGGTTACAACTTCCAGCAGCTCGTCGGCCGCCTCATCGACGTGGCTCGGGCCCGTTACCTCTCGCGTGTAGTGGTCCGACCCGTGGTCCCGGAGCCGAAGCGCGACGAGAGCGTGGAGACGCACCGCGCTTTCACCTGA
- a CDS encoding class I adenylate-forming enzyme family protein, with protein MSTDWWQHLEALGRDLGARTAVRTQVDLSFLDLYETASTLAQDLERAGIRPGQVVGVTLPNGPAFVAAVLALFQMPTTAALVSPRYSESELGTIAREAGVAAFLTGSAYAGRVATMLGGWKEHPLRGDVFGQGLVLVVSKTRSGQPAPPECQNAAVLKLTSGSTGALKGIALGPEQVLAEARNITDTLGLGPDDRILADVPLFHSYGFDLGVLPLLFSGARLVLQDFFVPRRIADDLGREEATVFLGVPNMYRRWLEAAPPGAVSLPRLRYLLSCTAPLDAATILSFHARFQLPICQHYGSSETGGVTNHVPDQVLERPDSIGLPLRNVQIRLVDSRGHEVTPGQEGEIMVVSPAAASGYVFGAPAERQVFRAGGFLTGDLAVQEAAGFLTLHGRKDHVINVGGLKVSPEEVRRVLESHPSVREAGVIGTKDRAGEEAVAAMVALRSPASEKELIAFCYRELADYKVPRRIHIGDVLPRGPTGKVRLRAEDLPL; from the coding sequence GTGAGCACCGATTGGTGGCAGCACCTGGAAGCCCTGGGTCGGGATCTCGGCGCCAGGACAGCTGTCCGGACGCAGGTCGACCTCTCCTTCCTCGACCTCTACGAGACAGCCTCCACCCTGGCACAGGATCTGGAGCGCGCGGGCATCCGTCCAGGCCAAGTGGTCGGAGTCACGCTGCCGAACGGACCCGCTTTCGTTGCCGCCGTACTGGCTCTTTTCCAGATGCCGACGACGGCGGCGCTCGTGTCACCGCGCTATTCGGAAAGCGAGCTCGGCACCATCGCAAGGGAAGCAGGGGTCGCGGCCTTCCTGACGGGGTCAGCTTACGCAGGTCGCGTGGCGACGATGCTCGGTGGCTGGAAGGAGCATCCCCTGCGCGGCGACGTCTTCGGACAGGGTCTCGTGCTCGTCGTCTCGAAGACGAGGTCCGGACAGCCAGCGCCACCGGAGTGCCAAAACGCCGCCGTCCTCAAGCTCACTTCCGGTTCTACCGGCGCGCTCAAGGGGATCGCCCTCGGGCCGGAACAGGTCCTCGCCGAGGCTCGGAACATCACCGACACCCTCGGTCTGGGTCCAGACGATCGCATCCTCGCCGATGTTCCCCTCTTCCACTCTTATGGTTTCGACCTTGGTGTGCTGCCGCTCCTTTTCTCCGGGGCGCGACTCGTCCTCCAGGACTTCTTCGTTCCCCGACGCATCGCCGACGATCTCGGCCGGGAAGAAGCGACGGTGTTCCTCGGTGTTCCCAACATGTACCGACGCTGGCTGGAGGCGGCGCCGCCGGGGGCGGTTTCGCTTCCCCGCCTGCGGTATCTGCTTTCCTGCACCGCACCTCTCGACGCGGCCACCATCCTCTCCTTCCACGCACGGTTCCAGCTGCCCATCTGCCAGCACTACGGTTCGTCCGAGACCGGCGGCGTCACCAACCATGTTCCAGACCAGGTGCTGGAGCGCCCCGATTCCATCGGCTTGCCCCTCCGGAACGTCCAGATCCGACTCGTCGACTCCCGAGGTCACGAGGTCACCCCCGGTCAGGAAGGGGAGATCATGGTGGTGAGCCCTGCCGCCGCCAGTGGTTACGTCTTCGGGGCGCCCGCAGAACGGCAGGTTTTCCGCGCCGGTGGTTTCCTCACCGGGGACCTGGCGGTGCAAGAGGCGGCCGGGTTCCTGACCCTGCACGGGCGCAAGGATCACGTCATCAATGTGGGGGGACTCAAGGTGTCGCCCGAGGAGGTGCGCCGAGTCCTCGAGAGTCATCCTTCCGTACGCGAGGCCGGGGTGATCGGCACCAAGGACAGGGCGGGCGAGGAGGCCGTGGCCGCGATGGTTGCCCTCCGGTCGCCGGCCTCGGAGAAGGAGCTGATCGCTTTCTGCTATCGGGAATTGGCGGATTACAAGGTGCCGCGCCGGATTCACATCGGCGACGTACTCCCGCGCGGGCCGACGGGCAAGGTGCGCCTACGTGCCGAGGACCTGCCACTTTGA
- a CDS encoding acyl carrier protein, with translation MEESHDEITQRIRAFVLTKLEPRGITQVDDRDSLVASGVVDSLGVFQLVAFLEDAFDIRVRDEEIALEHFESVQNTARFVATKKGLGERKA, from the coding sequence ATGGAGGAGTCGCACGACGAGATCACCCAGAGGATCCGGGCGTTCGTCCTGACCAAGCTCGAACCGCGTGGGATCACGCAGGTCGACGACCGGGACTCCCTGGTGGCTTCTGGAGTCGTGGATTCGCTCGGTGTCTTCCAGCTCGTCGCCTTCCTCGAAGATGCCTTCGACATCCGCGTCCGGGACGAGGAGATCGCCCTGGAACACTTCGAGAGCGTCCAGAACACCGCACGTTTCGTGGCGACGAAGAAGGGGCTCGGTGAGAGGAAAGCGTGA
- a CDS encoding DUF192 domain-containing protein, translating into MLSSWRLGNLRHLPHLGWENDAVAETAVQDIVRSINVTRGTVVAERVLWATGSAKRRGLLGRKSLDPDEGMYLVPCQWIHMFGMQFPIDVAFLGRDGRVLALHHELQPNRLSRPVLLAEGALELAAGVLRRSGTVVGDVIALEDPA; encoded by the coding sequence GTGCTGTCCTCGTGGCGGTTGGGGAATCTACGCCATTTGCCGCACCTGGGTTGGGAAAACGACGCAGTTGCCGAGACCGCCGTGCAGGACATCGTGCGGAGCATCAACGTCACCCGAGGCACGGTGGTCGCCGAACGGGTCCTGTGGGCGACAGGGTCCGCCAAGCGCCGTGGCTTGCTCGGGCGGAAGTCTCTGGATCCTGACGAGGGCATGTACCTCGTGCCCTGCCAATGGATCCACATGTTCGGAATGCAGTTCCCCATCGACGTCGCCTTCCTCGGCAGGGACGGTCGCGTTCTGGCGTTGCACCATGAGCTGCAACCGAACCGATTGTCGCGACCGGTGCTGCTCGCCGAAGGAGCGCTCGAGCTCGCCGCTGGGGTGCTGCGCCGGAGCGGTACCGTGGTCGGCGACGTGATTGCACTCGAGGATCCGGCGTAA